A region of Halopiger xanaduensis SH-6 DNA encodes the following proteins:
- a CDS encoding universal stress protein: MFDTILVPVDGSECSDLAVDYAADLARRYDATVYVATVIDVRLIATAPQYDHLRSEATALVDSVANRLEASGVATTNVVRTAKPYQGVLMVAEDYDADLIIMGTHGRSGVDRYLLGSVTERVIRRSDVPVLTVRTRDDGNVSFPYDDVLVPTDGSDGAEAAYEPAIALATAYDAMLHALSVIETNALGLETAPKGNDEGPDEAARMALEEVEANASQASAADVVTEITFGSPHEEIRSYVREHDIDLVVMGTHGRSGLPRYLLGSVAEKLVRTASVPVMTVRKPS, encoded by the coding sequence ATGTTCGACACCATTCTCGTTCCCGTCGACGGAAGCGAGTGCTCGGACCTCGCTGTGGATTACGCCGCAGATCTTGCGAGACGGTACGACGCAACTGTGTACGTCGCAACCGTGATCGACGTCCGCCTCATCGCAACCGCGCCACAATATGATCACCTACGATCGGAGGCGACTGCCCTCGTCGACTCGGTGGCAAATCGGCTCGAGGCGAGCGGGGTAGCGACCACCAACGTCGTTCGAACGGCGAAACCGTATCAAGGAGTGTTGATGGTCGCTGAGGACTACGACGCTGATCTTATTATCATGGGAACGCACGGGCGTAGCGGCGTCGATCGGTACCTCCTTGGCAGCGTCACCGAACGCGTCATCAGGCGATCCGACGTCCCCGTTCTCACCGTTCGGACCCGTGACGACGGCAATGTTTCGTTTCCTTACGACGACGTCCTCGTTCCGACCGACGGGAGCGACGGGGCTGAAGCGGCGTACGAGCCGGCAATCGCCCTCGCTACGGCATATGACGCCATGCTGCATGCCCTGTCTGTCATCGAGACGAACGCGCTCGGCCTCGAGACCGCTCCGAAAGGCAACGACGAGGGCCCGGACGAAGCGGCGCGGATGGCCCTTGAGGAGGTCGAAGCGAACGCTTCGCAGGCGTCGGCCGCTGATGTCGTTACGGAGATCACGTTCGGCAGTCCACACGAGGAGATTCGTTCCTACGTTCGGGAGCACGACATCGATCTCGTGGTGATGGGGACTCACGGTCGCAGCGGGCTCCCTCGCTACCTACTCGGGAGTGTTGCCGAAAAACTCGTTCGCACGGCCTCCGTGCCCGTGATGACGGTTCGAAAGCCGTCGTAA
- a CDS encoding universal stress protein, giving the protein MTFVVPFDGSELAEAALIRAVEYGTVLEEDVTAVTVVPERKRYAQEKGWIDEGEEYDVEAVVDSLREQVSTLAPDATYDCERIREFPPEAQLADHIERLAREHDPSVIFLGSENVGRIVTPLTSVGVHVAADEEYDIFVVRQVAPPRVKGVKPHDDFYRSNNVTEE; this is encoded by the coding sequence ATGACGTTCGTTGTCCCGTTCGACGGATCTGAACTTGCAGAAGCAGCGCTGATCAGGGCTGTTGAGTACGGTACTGTCCTCGAAGAAGACGTAACAGCGGTGACGGTCGTTCCGGAACGAAAGCGCTACGCGCAGGAAAAAGGATGGATCGACGAGGGTGAGGAGTACGACGTTGAGGCAGTTGTCGACTCGCTTCGAGAGCAGGTTTCGACTCTCGCACCGGATGCAACGTACGATTGCGAACGCATCCGGGAGTTCCCGCCGGAGGCGCAACTGGCAGACCATATTGAACGACTCGCTAGGGAGCACGATCCGAGTGTCATCTTCCTCGGCAGTGAAAATGTCGGCCGTATCGTGACGCCGCTGACCAGCGTCGGCGTCCACGTCGCCGCCGACGAGGAGTACGACATCTTCGTCGTTCGTCAGGTTGCGCCACCGCGGGTCAAGGGGGTTAAACCGCACGACGACTTTTACCGGTCAAACAACGTAACTGAAGAGTGA
- a CDS encoding universal stress protein codes for MSERILVPYDGSDPAEAALEFAFETFPDAGVTALYVVPVPEGYWQAFGAAEEIDRKRGRKRGEEILEEATAIAREHDRNLETVIETGKPDQMIVSQAEEEEYDTVVIGSHGREGVSRILLGSVAENVVRRSPTPVVVVR; via the coding sequence ATGAGCGAGCGAATCCTGGTGCCGTACGACGGCTCCGATCCGGCAGAAGCAGCACTCGAGTTCGCGTTCGAAACGTTTCCCGACGCCGGCGTCACGGCGTTGTACGTCGTTCCGGTTCCCGAAGGTTACTGGCAAGCGTTCGGCGCTGCGGAGGAAATTGATAGGAAACGCGGCCGAAAACGCGGCGAAGAGATCCTCGAGGAAGCGACAGCAATCGCACGAGAGCACGATCGCAACCTTGAGACGGTCATCGAAACCGGTAAGCCCGACCAGATGATCGTCAGCCAAGCGGAAGAGGAGGAATACGACACGGTCGTTATCGGTAGCCACGGTCGGGAGGGCGTATCACGAATCCTACTCGGGAGCGTCGCGGAAAACGTTGTCCGACGGTCGCCGACACCCGTTGTCGTCGTCAGATAA
- a CDS encoding universal stress protein produces the protein MSRTILVPHDGSSNAQAALKYALETVPDARIVLFHAIDPFEVRPEDEGDGLPPLTEAWYDDQRAAATDLLEKARDGVADRADDVTFELETAVGAPPQTIVAAVNDTDADQIVIGRCGRSGPEEIRMGSTAEHVVKRASVPVTVVQ, from the coding sequence ATGTCCAGAACTATTCTCGTTCCGCACGACGGGTCGTCCAATGCACAGGCCGCCCTCAAGTACGCACTCGAAACCGTTCCGGACGCTCGAATCGTCCTCTTTCACGCGATCGATCCGTTTGAGGTGAGACCCGAGGACGAGGGCGACGGACTTCCGCCGCTGACCGAGGCGTGGTACGACGATCAGCGCGCCGCAGCGACCGATCTCTTGGAAAAGGCACGTGACGGCGTCGCCGACCGCGCTGACGACGTGACGTTCGAACTCGAGACGGCTGTCGGCGCCCCGCCGCAGACGATCGTTGCCGCGGTCAATGATACCGACGCTGACCAGATCGTCATCGGTCGCTGCGGCCGGAGTGGACCCGAGGAAATACGAATGGGAAGCACCGCCGAACACGTGGTCAAGCGGGCTTCCGTCCCGGTGACGGTCGTCCAGTAG
- a CDS encoding DUF2267 domain-containing protein translates to MNYKEFIGHVQHRLEYGQFGHAVRTTRAVLTTLGERIQEGEATDLASPIPMEIDRYLTEVEHGQRFDYQEFLDRVAERDRGGVDGADANYRAQQVLAVVAADVPAGNLEKIRDQLPDDFEPLFDHLETPTK, encoded by the coding sequence ATGAACTACAAGGAATTTATCGGTCACGTTCAGCATCGACTCGAGTACGGACAGTTCGGTCACGCGGTCCGGACGACCCGAGCCGTCCTGACGACGCTCGGCGAACGGATCCAGGAGGGGGAAGCCACGGACCTCGCCAGCCCGATCCCGATGGAGATCGATCGCTACCTGACCGAGGTCGAACACGGCCAGCGATTCGATTACCAAGAGTTTCTCGACCGGGTCGCAGAACGGGACCGTGGCGGCGTCGACGGTGCGGATGCTAACTATCGCGCCCAGCAAGTCCTCGCCGTCGTCGCCGCTGACGTTCCCGCGGGGAATCTCGAGAAGATTCGCGACCAGCTCCCCGACGACTTCGAGCCGCTGTTCGATCACCTCGAAACACCGACGAAGTGA
- a CDS encoding universal stress protein, producing the protein MYDHILFPTDGSQGASVVFDHVLDVAANHGATVHVLNVADPGQVFQPQRDVIDALKQEGEEFVRDAADRARQRGVETVTEVQKGEPYSAIVDYATSRDIDLVAMPTHGRQGLERFLLGSTTERVLRRSDVPVLTVRPDDGTLTYPYQTVLVPTDGSTCAREAVETAADVTTANGATLHLLTVVDIASLGIDVRSDIQIAQLEETADAILEEAAAVAETAGAEPATETVEYGPSIHEAILSYIQDHDIDLIVVGTHGRTGFDRYVLGSVTEYLVRTSPIPVLAVREPSPEA; encoded by the coding sequence ATGTACGATCACATCCTCTTTCCCACGGACGGTAGTCAGGGTGCATCAGTCGTCTTCGACCACGTTCTCGATGTCGCTGCCAACCACGGCGCGACGGTTCACGTTCTCAACGTTGCGGATCCGGGACAGGTTTTCCAGCCGCAGAGAGATGTTATCGATGCGCTCAAGCAGGAGGGTGAAGAGTTCGTTCGAGATGCCGCTGACCGCGCACGGCAACGCGGCGTCGAAACGGTCACCGAGGTTCAGAAAGGGGAGCCCTACAGCGCAATCGTCGACTATGCAACGTCGCGAGACATCGATCTCGTCGCTATGCCGACCCACGGCCGACAAGGGCTCGAACGGTTCTTGCTCGGCAGCACCACCGAGCGCGTCCTCAGGCGATCTGACGTCCCCGTGCTCACGGTTCGGCCAGACGACGGCACACTCACCTACCCGTACCAGACCGTGTTGGTGCCGACCGACGGGAGCACCTGCGCACGGGAAGCAGTAGAGACGGCCGCCGACGTGACGACCGCTAACGGAGCAACGCTTCACCTCCTCACCGTCGTCGATATCGCGAGTCTCGGTATCGATGTCCGTTCCGATATCCAGATAGCGCAGTTAGAGGAGACTGCAGACGCAATTCTCGAGGAGGCAGCAGCGGTTGCAGAAACCGCTGGCGCCGAACCGGCAACTGAAACGGTAGAGTACGGTCCGTCGATCCACGAGGCGATCCTCTCGTACATCCAGGATCACGACATCGATCTCATCGTCGTCGGAACCCACGGACGGACGGGCTTCGATCGATACGTACTGGGAAGCGTCACCGAGTATCTCGTTCGAACGTCGCCGATTCCAGTGTTGGCAGTTCGAGAACCCTCACCGGAAGCGTAG
- a CDS encoding MFS transporter produces MSEGTELKQGIREHLGQFSLHVLLVFATGLTIGSERTVVPVLGEDVLGVESFLVIGSFVVSFGFVKALLNLYAGKWGEEYGRRPVLVLGWITALPIPVILIFAPNWSWITLGNVLLGINQALTWSMAINAKIDLAGPNQRGLAVGIDEAFGYTGVAAGAWITGVIAGQTSLRPEPFYFLAAVVVLAFLISVFLIKETVQLAQIEADNDHYDANLTFNEVLKRATYGDRTLFAAAQAGHIENFVDTLFWIAVPLYLTSQGLAIEAVGVVVGVHSAMYFLQIGTGGLADRIGRRPPVVLGMFLAGVGVFGMVSVDSYLPWAILSGVSGLGMALLYPNLMTVPSDAAHPTWRSAGMGVYRMWRDAGYGVGAILIGLSMEFVNVEAAFYMTALLMFLSGVIVYLWMEETHPEFGTHEPPAPASELPQSTTSED; encoded by the coding sequence ATGAGCGAGGGAACTGAACTGAAACAGGGCATCCGCGAACACCTCGGGCAGTTCTCGCTGCACGTCCTGTTGGTGTTCGCGACTGGCCTGACGATCGGATCGGAGCGTACGGTCGTACCCGTTCTCGGTGAAGACGTGCTCGGCGTTGAGTCATTTTTGGTCATCGGCTCGTTCGTCGTCTCGTTCGGCTTCGTCAAGGCGCTGCTCAATCTCTACGCCGGCAAGTGGGGCGAAGAGTACGGGCGAAGACCGGTGCTCGTGCTCGGCTGGATCACTGCCCTGCCGATCCCGGTGATCCTGATCTTCGCCCCGAACTGGAGCTGGATCACCCTCGGGAACGTCCTCCTGGGAATTAACCAGGCACTGACATGGAGCATGGCGATCAACGCCAAGATCGACCTCGCCGGCCCAAACCAGCGCGGGCTCGCCGTCGGCATTGATGAGGCGTTCGGCTATACCGGCGTCGCCGCGGGCGCGTGGATCACGGGCGTCATCGCCGGCCAGACGAGTCTTCGGCCGGAGCCGTTCTACTTCCTCGCGGCCGTCGTGGTGCTCGCGTTCCTCATTTCGGTCTTCCTCATCAAAGAGACGGTCCAACTCGCACAGATCGAGGCCGACAACGACCACTACGATGCGAACCTAACGTTCAACGAGGTGCTGAAGCGAGCGACCTACGGCGACAGGACGCTGTTCGCAGCGGCCCAGGCTGGCCACATCGAGAACTTTGTCGACACGCTGTTCTGGATTGCCGTCCCGCTATATCTCACGAGTCAGGGACTCGCGATCGAAGCCGTCGGTGTCGTCGTCGGCGTCCACAGCGCGATGTACTTCCTTCAGATCGGGACTGGCGGCCTCGCCGACCGCATCGGACGACGCCCACCGGTCGTCTTGGGTATGTTCCTAGCCGGGGTAGGCGTCTTCGGGATGGTGTCCGTAGACAGCTACCTCCCGTGGGCGATCCTTTCCGGAGTCTCCGGACTCGGGATGGCACTGCTCTACCCGAACCTGATGACCGTTCCCAGCGATGCGGCCCATCCGACGTGGCGGTCGGCTGGCATGGGCGTCTACCGAATGTGGCGGGATGCCGGTTACGGCGTCGGCGCAATCCTGATCGGCCTCTCGATGGAGTTCGTGAACGTCGAAGCCGCGTTCTACATGACTGCTCTCCTGATGTTCCTCTCCGGCGTAATTGTCTATCTCTGGATGGAAGAGACACACCCAGAGTTCGGCACTCACGAACCGCCTGCACCGGCCTCGGAGTTACCCCAGAGCACCACGTCCGAGGACTGA
- a CDS encoding MBL fold metallo-hydrolase yields MTETSPTELSDRLRDDEDVLVLDIRHRDDYEEWHVPNSINLNVYDELTDDPEAAKDALADLPNDREIVTVCAAGVVSQTATDVLREMGYDATTLTDGMNGWSRVHRSAPVETDLAGTLVQVARPGKGCLSHILISDGEAAVFDASHYLNEYDAILSEYDADLVGVFDTHAHADHVSGGAELAKRNDVPYYLHPKDALAFDATPVEDEATIEVGSVDIDIIHTPGHSEGSVSFNVEDEALLTGDTLFHESVGRVELGIEAGIEESDVEGNAATLYESLQRLLDRPDDAVVLPAHDPGSPEPPVTATLAEVRERNEDLGRDREAFVETLASDIPEHPPNFERVKRANAGQEDVPDEELSELELGPNRCAAE; encoded by the coding sequence ATGACGGAAACTAGTCCGACGGAACTCAGCGATCGGCTACGCGATGACGAGGACGTGCTCGTGCTCGATATTCGCCACCGAGACGACTACGAGGAGTGGCACGTTCCCAACAGCATCAACCTCAACGTCTACGACGAACTGACCGACGATCCGGAGGCAGCAAAAGACGCTCTTGCAGACCTCCCAAACGACCGCGAAATCGTCACGGTCTGCGCCGCGGGAGTTGTCTCCCAGACGGCGACGGACGTCCTGCGAGAGATGGGCTACGACGCCACGACGCTCACCGACGGGATGAACGGGTGGAGCCGCGTCCACCGAAGCGCGCCTGTCGAGACCGATCTTGCCGGGACGCTCGTTCAGGTCGCCCGACCCGGAAAAGGCTGTCTCTCGCACATCCTGATTTCGGACGGAGAGGCCGCCGTGTTTGATGCCTCCCACTACCTCAACGAGTACGATGCAATCCTCAGCGAGTACGACGCCGACCTCGTCGGCGTCTTCGACACGCACGCGCACGCCGACCACGTCTCCGGCGGTGCAGAACTCGCCAAGCGGAACGACGTTCCCTACTACCTCCACCCGAAGGATGCGCTCGCGTTCGACGCAACCCCGGTCGAAGACGAAGCGACGATTGAAGTCGGGTCCGTTGACATCGACATAATCCACACGCCAGGACACAGCGAAGGCAGCGTCTCGTTCAATGTCGAGGACGAGGCTCTGCTCACGGGCGATACGCTGTTTCACGAGAGTGTCGGCCGCGTCGAACTTGGCATCGAAGCCGGGATCGAAGAGTCTGACGTCGAAGGGAACGCGGCGACACTCTACGAGAGCCTCCAGCGCTTACTGGATCGACCGGACGACGCGGTCGTCCTCCCAGCGCACGATCCAGGATCGCCCGAACCACCGGTGACCGCGACGCTCGCGGAGGTCCGAGAGCGAAACGAGGACCTCGGGCGTGATCGCGAAGCGTTCGTCGAGACGCTCGCTTCGGATATCCCGGAGCATCCGCCGAACTTCGAGCGCGTCAAGCGGGCGAACGCCGGACAGGAGGACGTTCCCGACGAGGAGCTATCCGAACTGGAACTGGGTCCCAACCGCTGTGCCGCCGAGTAA